From Astatotilapia calliptera chromosome 19, fAstCal1.2, whole genome shotgun sequence, a single genomic window includes:
- the clec14a gene encoding C-type lectin domain family 14 member A, whose amino-acid sequence MAFQLCSCWTLHLCIFVFLLRNISSAQSSQYTLNHNKLSFNNAAKKCPGSSVLTTIATQQEVDEILKLIFKSEPFQNEFTFWVGLRITSSECIDRSKPLRGFKWLENNSEESEVSQWAEDPEHTCTTDRCAALKGQFDGSNVTWGLIPLNCHKDKNAFICKVKDGDTTIKLGSEPPPPEDTPIKPSKPKREPGFINDSHSAELRSCQRPSIPEARSLKMLSGNMKIQVQCWSSISFDLVCSGEPTVWRLENGALANITAIKIECANATQKEEDSVLWSTILLPVLIATGVLVFLLVVIAVTVKCCLNRRSKKRAIKKAEKMEMKSKNRKDSFSLA is encoded by the coding sequence ATGGCGTTTCAGCTCTGCAGCTGTTGGACTTTGCATCTTTGCATCTTTGTCTTCCTGCTAAGAAATATTTCCTCTGCCCAGTCTTCACAATACACCCTGAACCACAACAAACTCAGCTTCAACAATGCCGCTAAGAAGTGTCCCGGCAGCAGTGTCCTCACCACTATTGCCACCCAACAGGAAGTGGATGAAATCCTCAAGCTCATCTTCAAATCAGAGCCGTTTCAAAACGAGTTCACCTTCTGGGTCGGGCTGAGAATCACCAGCTCAGAGTGTATAGACAGGTCCAAGCCACTGAGGGGATTCAAGTGGTTAGAGAACAACAGCGAGGAGTCAGAGGTGAGCCAATGGGCGGAGGACCCAGAACATACCTGTACCACAGACCGGTGTGCGGCGCTGAAGGGACAGTTTGATGGGTCGAATGTGACCTGGGGTCTGATTCCTTTAAACTGCCATAAGGACAAAAACGCTTTTATCTGCAAAGTGAAGGATGGGGACACCACCATCAAGCTAGGATCAGAACCACCTCCACCTGAGGACACACCTATAAAACCATCAAAACCAAAGCGTGAACCTGGATTTATTAATGACTCTCATTCCGCAGAGCTGCGTTCATGCCAGCGCCCCTCTATCCCTGAGGCTCGCTCACTCAAAATGCTCTCGGGTAACATGAAGATCCAGGTGCAGTGCTGGTCCTCCATTAGCTTTGACCTGGTCTGCTCAGGAGAACCCACCGTGTGGCGATTGGAGAACGGAGCCCTGGCCAACATCACTGCCATCAAAATAGAGTGTGCCAATGCCACACAGAAAGAGGAAGACTCTGTGTTGTGGTCGACCATCCTGCTCCCTGTGCTGATAGCCACGGGGGTGTTGGTCTTTCTGCTGGTGGTCATCGCGGTGACGGTGAAATGCTGCCTGAACAGGCGGTCAAAGAAACGGGCCATAAAGAAGGCGGAGAAGATGGagatgaaaagcaaaaacaggaaaGATTCCTTCTCATTGGCCTAA